TTCAAAGTTGCGATCGCTAATAACTCCTCTGTTTGACGAATACGGGTAACAGTTTCCGTAAGAATCTTTTGAGCTAAATTAGGATTATTTTCAATTTCTTCTAAAGAAAACCATTGTAAATAAATATCGGATAAAGCCTTAGCCTGAAAAGTATCGAGATTAGTAAACCACAAGCCAAAAAAATTGCCTGTTTGTGACCATCCTAGTAAGGTTTCCTCTCCTAATGCACCCACTTTGAAAAGCTGTACCACTCCTCTATTAACTTGCCAAATGCCTTGAGCAATTAAGGGTATTTCTTCCCCCCGCTCATAAAAATGTAATCTTCTTTCTCCGGAACGTAATTGAGTTTTCAGATTATGATTGGAAGGATAACCCAGTAGCATAATAAATACTGTTATTGAGAATACATTGATTTAAGCATTAGGTTAACAGAACAAAATTAAGAACAGGTAAAGATTTCTAACTTTTTTCTAACTTTATAGAATATTTTTTTTCACGACGATTTTACTTGATTTTTGTGCAAAAAATCTGTAACTAATTTGAGAGCGAAAGATGAATAGTGTTGGGGTGAATAATAAAAAACTTCTTCTACTTATTACTCATTTTTCTCCTTAATCCCCAAAACACTAAACTTATAACTGATGTTACGCAAAAAGATAATTAGTTGTTGTTTTTAGGTGTCAGGTGTCGGGTGTCAGGTGTCAGGTCTAAAATCAAAAAAATTCACCCTTTTTTCTTTTGACTTAGTTTTTCTATTGTTTTCTGAAACCTGAAACCATCAGCCTGAAACCTCTTTAACTTAACACATGAACAAGTGCGTAAGGTCAGCTTATAATTGATTTATCCCCCTCAGATAGAGTGTTATTCTTCTGATGAATAAAGGTGATTAAGATTTAATAATTTCTCATAAAATTTTTCTCTGAGAGAATCTGGGGAGATTATTTTGCAACTATCCCAATATCTGGCGATTTCTCGAAAAAACCAAAAGCTACTCCAAACTTTTCTCCGAATTAATCGATGGGGCGGACTTCCTTCTATTTCTCCTTTAAAAGTGTCATCTATTTTAACTTCTTCTTTGCCATAAGCAAATGCTAAATTACCAAAAACTTTAAACTCTGCTTCAATCATATCTAACTCAGGTTGCCATGATAATTCTACCCTATTCACTACCGCTTCTTGGATGCGATCGAGTCTTAATGTCCAATTATGCTTTAATTCTGTAATGTCGTCATTGCCTTCTGTTTCTCGACAAGTACAAACTAAATATTGATGTTTTTCTATTATTTTTAATTGTCCGTGGATTACAGTAAAATTCAATAAGTTGTCAGAAGCATCCTGATAAGTTAATTTAAAGGGTTGTTGTTTTTGGATAAAGTTTTCAATATTTTTACGCCATAGGGGTTTTGGTTTTGCCAAAAATTGTTCGATTTCATCACGAAAAAATATGTTTAATTCACTTCTTTCTCGTAAAATTCTGCCTATTTCTTCTGCTTCTAAGATAAATCCTAAATCTAATAATAGTTTTCTCGCTTTTTCTAAGGTTTCTATTC
This is a stretch of genomic DNA from Cyanobacterium aponinum PCC 10605. It encodes these proteins:
- a CDS encoding WYL domain-containing protein, with protein sequence MTRKNQAVTLSIGEREKKALENLALEFGKTWGDKPNVSKLIKAIALKELKITINDDWNSQRIETLEKARKLLLDLGFILEAEEIGRILRERSELNIFFRDEIEQFLAKPKPLWRKNIENFIQKQQPFKLTYQDASDNLLNFTVIHGQLKIIEKHQYLVCTCRETEGNDDITELKHNWTLRLDRIQEAVVNRVELSWQPELDMIEAEFKVFGNLAFAYGKEEVKIDDTFKGEIEGSPPHRLIRRKVWSSFWFFREIARYWDSCKIISPDSLREKFYEKLLNLNHLYSSEE
- a CDS encoding Crp/Fnr family transcriptional regulator, which encodes MLLGYPSNHNLKTQLRSGERRLHFYERGEEIPLIAQGIWQVNRGVVQLFKVGALGEETLLGWSQTGNFFGLWFTNLDTFQAKALSDIYLQWFSLEEIENNPNLAQKILTETVTRIRQTEELLAIATLKRIEERLLKLLNLLGAYLGETKEDKIRIKVRFTHQNLADAIGTTRVTVTRLLGDMQKQKLISLDSSRHLLLHFS